In Kordia antarctica, the following proteins share a genomic window:
- a CDS encoding Maf family nucleotide pyrophosphatase — protein MLDKLSSTYHIILASGSPRRQQFFKDLGLKFEIRLKSVDEVYPEQLQHHEISDYLAVLKASVFTNELKANEVLVTSDTVVWNEGVSLAKPHDAQEAFDMIAAMSGKSHEVITSVCFTTATSQKVLHEITKVYFENISTEEINYYVDNFKPFDKAGAYGIQEWIGNTKIARIEGSYSNVVGLPTHLVYKVFSEIETLF, from the coding sequence ATGTTAGACAAACTTTCTTCAACGTATCATATTATTTTAGCTTCTGGTTCACCTAGAAGGCAACAATTTTTTAAAGATTTAGGATTGAAATTTGAAATCCGATTGAAATCTGTAGACGAAGTGTATCCTGAACAGTTGCAACATCATGAAATTTCAGATTATCTAGCCGTTTTGAAAGCGTCTGTTTTTACAAATGAATTGAAAGCTAATGAAGTTTTAGTGACTTCTGACACAGTTGTTTGGAATGAAGGCGTTTCGTTAGCAAAACCGCATGACGCACAAGAAGCGTTTGACATGATTGCCGCTATGAGCGGAAAAAGTCATGAAGTAATTACGTCCGTTTGTTTTACAACTGCAACTTCACAGAAAGTATTACATGAAATTACAAAAGTCTATTTTGAAAATATTTCTACGGAAGAAATCAACTATTACGTAGACAATTTTAAACCGTTTGATAAAGCTGGCGCATACGGAATTCAAGAATGGATTGGTAATACAAAAATTGCGCGTATTGAAGGTTCGTATTCAAATGTTGTTGGTTTGCCTACGCATTTGGTCTACAAAGTATTTTCTGAAATTGAAACGTTGTTTTAG
- a CDS encoding geranylgeranylglycerol-phosphate geranylgeranyltransferase gives MIKFLQLIRFPNLVMIALTQYLFKYFLITAYGYDIATNAFTFFCLVLATVCIAAGGNIINDIYDIETDRINKPNRVFIDSFIAKKNAFGLYLGSTTLGVLVGGYVSFMIEKPLNSFIFIGISILLYFYSFYFKKIAILGNSIVSLLVASSILILGLFDLTNFTKDNFFANGFIIGVLIAYSLFAFCINLIRELVKDSEDVNGDYNANMKTLPIILGRNRVNKIIAVLAGLLIIFILYIISRYMEGKIVTTIYALITLLLPLLYFIMKIWQAETKREYRMLSLLLKLIMLFGILSVVIFYYFDPIFKSSVLVP, from the coding sequence ATGATAAAGTTTTTACAACTCATTCGGTTCCCAAACTTGGTCATGATTGCGTTGACGCAGTATTTGTTTAAGTATTTTTTGATTACTGCTTATGGTTATGACATTGCAACAAATGCATTCACATTTTTCTGTTTAGTTTTGGCAACTGTTTGTATTGCCGCAGGCGGAAATATTATCAATGATATATATGATATTGAAACAGATCGAATCAACAAACCAAATCGAGTGTTTATTGATTCTTTTATAGCTAAGAAAAATGCTTTTGGGCTTTATTTGGGAAGTACTACACTGGGAGTTTTAGTTGGTGGTTACGTTTCTTTTATGATTGAAAAACCTTTGAATTCGTTTATTTTCATTGGAATTTCGATTCTTTTATATTTCTATTCTTTCTACTTTAAAAAAATTGCAATCCTAGGAAATAGTATTGTATCACTTTTAGTGGCTTCAAGTATTTTAATTTTAGGATTATTTGATCTTACCAATTTTACAAAAGATAATTTCTTTGCAAATGGATTCATCATAGGTGTCCTAATTGCATATTCACTTTTTGCTTTTTGTATCAACTTGATTCGTGAACTTGTAAAAGATAGCGAAGATGTAAACGGCGATTATAACGCAAATATGAAAACGCTACCGATTATTTTAGGAAGAAATCGTGTGAATAAAATCATAGCAGTTTTGGCAGGATTGCTAATAATTTTTATCCTTTATATAATTAGTAGGTATATGGAAGGTAAAATCGTCACCACAATTTACGCACTAATTACACTACTTTTACCGCTTTTATATTTTATCATGAAAATATGGCAAGCCGAAACCAAACGTGAATATCGAATGCTTTCTTTATTGTTAAAACTAATTATGTTGTTTGGAATTCTCTCGGTTGTAATATTTTACTATTTTGATCCAATTTTTAAATCCTCTGTTTTAGTACCTTAA
- a CDS encoding KdsC family phosphatase gives MEEKSYKEDLNHITTFIFDVDGVLTDGTVTVTSSGEMLRRMNIKDGYALKSAVMKGYNVCIISGGTNEGVRKRLQGLGITDIYLGAHQKVEQLDEYLAKKNIKLEHVLYMGDDIPDVPVLKRVGLSCCPHDAAYEVLEICNYISHIDGGKGAARDVISQVMRVQGTWDKNFDAKYD, from the coding sequence ATGGAAGAGAAAAGCTATAAAGAAGATTTGAATCATATTACGACGTTTATTTTTGACGTAGATGGCGTTTTAACCGACGGAACTGTTACCGTTACTTCGTCTGGCGAAATGTTGCGTCGCATGAATATTAAAGATGGATATGCGCTGAAAAGTGCCGTAATGAAAGGCTATAATGTGTGTATTATTTCTGGCGGAACCAATGAAGGTGTTCGCAAGCGTTTACAAGGTTTGGGAATTACTGATATTTACTTAGGTGCGCATCAAAAAGTAGAACAATTAGACGAATATTTGGCTAAGAAAAACATCAAACTTGAACATGTTTTGTACATGGGCGATGATATTCCGGATGTTCCTGTGTTAAAACGTGTTGGATTGTCCTGTTGTCCACATGATGCTGCGTATGAAGTCTTGGAAATTTGCAACTATATTTCACATATCGATGGCGGAAAAGGTGCAGCAAGAGACGTAATTTCGCAAGTAATGAGAGTTCAGGGAACTTGGGACAAGAATTTTGACGCAAAGTACGATTAA
- a CDS encoding hydrolase/aminopeptidase, which produces MKTTQNYAIDTHSYAKPNEAAAKHLVLDIDVDFDKKIITGTATYTIESTNASEIVFDAKNLTIQKTTVDGKEVKFTLGANDSVLGQSLTIPIEENSKEVAITYETTEKTEALQFLNPQQTADKEHPFLLTQGQAILTRTWIPIQDSPQIRLTYSANVRVPKELLAIMSAENPKGKNETGQYTFEMKQPISPYLIALAVGDLVYKEISPRTGVYAEKSMIDKVHYEFADMEKMVKAAENLYGTYAWDQFDVVVLPPSFPFGGMENPRLTFATPTVIAGDRSLTSLIAHELAHSWSGNLVTNATWDDFWLNEGFTVYFEMRIMEALYGKEYANMLASIGRQDLAEEIEGFKDQPEATHLKLDLKGKNPDDGMNSIAYDKGYLFLRTLEEKVGRDNMDAFLKEYFKKHAFSTMTTEKFITYLNEELLLKNNVDFNVDAWVYESGIPENAAKITSDKFQKVEEAIESWENGTLSEVDLCKKDWNIQQKIHFIRNIPAGISLEKFTALDTACNFSNATNSYIAMVWFEQAINHDYHENNVDSQIENFLLTVGRRWYVSTLYKAFKRNDKLEEAKRIYKNARPNYHSVTVNTIDEMLGSNYKD; this is translated from the coding sequence ATGAAAACTACGCAAAATTATGCAATCGATACACATTCGTATGCAAAGCCAAACGAAGCCGCTGCCAAACATTTGGTATTAGATATTGATGTTGATTTTGACAAAAAAATCATCACAGGAACGGCAACGTATACAATAGAAAGTACGAATGCTTCCGAAATTGTGTTTGACGCCAAAAATTTAACTATTCAGAAAACTACGGTTGATGGAAAAGAAGTGAAGTTTACGCTTGGCGCGAATGATTCCGTGTTGGGACAATCGTTGACAATTCCTATTGAAGAAAACTCAAAAGAAGTTGCCATTACGTATGAAACCACAGAAAAGACTGAAGCATTACAGTTTCTAAATCCGCAGCAAACTGCCGATAAAGAACATCCGTTTTTATTAACGCAAGGACAAGCAATTTTGACAAGAACTTGGATTCCAATTCAAGATAGTCCGCAAATTCGGTTGACGTATTCTGCAAATGTGAGAGTGCCAAAAGAGCTACTCGCAATTATGAGTGCGGAAAATCCAAAAGGAAAAAATGAAACTGGACAATATACTTTTGAAATGAAACAACCAATTTCTCCATATTTGATTGCGTTAGCAGTTGGCGATTTGGTGTATAAAGAAATCAGTCCACGAACTGGCGTGTATGCTGAAAAATCTATGATTGATAAAGTTCATTACGAATTTGCAGACATGGAAAAAATGGTAAAAGCTGCTGAAAATTTATACGGAACGTACGCTTGGGATCAATTTGATGTGGTGGTTTTGCCACCGAGTTTTCCGTTTGGCGGCATGGAAAATCCACGATTAACCTTTGCAACGCCAACAGTAATTGCTGGCGATCGAAGTTTAACAAGTTTAATAGCGCATGAATTGGCGCATTCTTGGTCAGGAAATTTAGTGACAAATGCTACATGGGACGATTTCTGGTTGAACGAAGGTTTTACAGTATATTTTGAAATGCGCATCATGGAAGCGTTGTACGGAAAGGAATATGCAAACATGCTCGCTTCTATTGGAAGACAAGATTTAGCAGAAGAAATTGAAGGTTTTAAAGATCAGCCGGAAGCGACACATTTAAAGTTAGATTTGAAAGGAAAAAATCCTGATGATGGAATGAATAGTATTGCGTACGACAAAGGATATTTATTTTTAAGAACACTAGAAGAAAAGGTTGGGCGCGACAACATGGACGCTTTCTTAAAGGAATATTTCAAGAAACATGCGTTTTCTACGATGACAACAGAAAAATTTATTACCTATTTGAATGAAGAATTGTTATTGAAAAATAATGTTGATTTTAATGTAGATGCTTGGGTTTACGAATCAGGAATTCCTGAAAATGCTGCAAAAATTACTTCTGATAAGTTTCAAAAAGTAGAAGAAGCAATTGAATCTTGGGAAAATGGAACGTTGAGCGAAGTTGATTTGTGTAAAAAAGATTGGAACATTCAACAGAAAATACATTTCATCAGAAACATTCCTGCGGGAATTTCTTTAGAAAAATTTACTGCGTTAGATACTGCGTGTAATTTTTCAAACGCAACCAATTCATACATTGCAATGGTTTGGTTTGAACAAGCTATCAATCATGATTATCATGAAAACAATGTAGATTCGCAAATAGAAAATTTCTTGCTAACTGTTGGTCGCCGTTGGTATGTTTCCACACTTTACAAGGCATTCAAGCGAAATGATAAATTAGAAGAAGCAAAACGCATTTATAAAAATGCACGTCCAAATTACCATTCGGTAACTGTGAATACGATTGATGAAATGTTGGGAAGTAATTATAAAGATTAA
- a CDS encoding Rossmann-like and DUF2520 domain-containing protein produces MIKIVILGAGNIAQHLYKVFQTTETLHVVQVYNRSAEALSYFKNTATTTNLKNLAEADIYIIAVADDAITSIANKLPFTNRLVVHTSGNVSMHELHKKNRRGVFYPLQTFTKDVTVNFSQIPICLETGEKSDFKILKTIADAIGSTSYKISSEQRRALHVSAVFVNNFSNHLYRIAHEICETNNVPFEILSPLIQETAKKITTLTPYMAQTGPAKRGDQQTIENHLEKLDKDIHKEIYTLLTQSIAKTYGREKL; encoded by the coding sequence ATGATAAAAATTGTCATTTTAGGTGCTGGAAATATTGCGCAACATTTATACAAGGTGTTTCAAACTACTGAAACGCTTCATGTTGTTCAAGTCTATAATCGTTCTGCGGAAGCGTTATCCTATTTTAAAAACACAGCTACAACCACCAATTTAAAAAATCTGGCGGAAGCCGATATCTATATAATTGCGGTTGCCGATGACGCCATTACAAGTATTGCCAATAAATTACCATTTACAAATCGTTTAGTAGTACACACTTCTGGAAACGTGAGTATGCACGAATTACACAAAAAAAATAGACGCGGCGTTTTTTATCCGTTGCAAACATTTACCAAAGATGTAACCGTCAATTTTTCACAAATACCAATCTGTTTAGAAACTGGCGAAAAATCAGATTTTAAAATATTGAAAACTATCGCAGACGCCATTGGAAGTACTTCGTATAAAATTAGTTCGGAACAACGACGCGCATTGCATGTTTCTGCCGTTTTTGTGAATAATTTTAGCAATCATTTGTATCGAATTGCGCATGAAATTTGTGAAACTAATAATGTTCCTTTTGAAATTTTAAGCCCATTAATTCAGGAAACTGCAAAGAAAATTACAACTTTAACGCCTTATATGGCGCAAACTGGACCTGCAAAACGTGGCGACCAACAAACTATTGAAAATCATTTAGAAAAACTAGACAAAGACATTCATAAAGAAATATATACCTTGCTTACGCAATCAATTGCAAAAACCTATGGAAGAGAAAAGCTATAA
- a CDS encoding PIG-L family deacetylase: MRKYILFILVICAFTSTSTAQKPSKLSSNQIYEKLQKLNFLGSALYIAAHPDDENTRLISYLSNNVKARTAYLSLTRGDGGQNLIGPEIREQLGVIRTQELLAARGIDGGQQLFTRANDFGYSKHPDETLDIWNKDEVLSDVVWAIRKFKPDVIINRFDHRTPGRTHGHHTASAMLSMEAFDLAGDKTAYASQLSDYETWQPTRLFFNTSWWFYGSRENFEKADKSKMLNFDIGVYYPLKGLSNNELASMASSQHLCQGFGRLTTRGSQEEYVEFLKGDFPEDKSNIFSGIDTSWNRLKGGKTIGTILTSIEKNFNFVNPAEHLPKLMEAYGMIQKLEDAHWKAIKLTEIELIIQACAGLYLEASAAESSGTPRANVTVNIEALNRSNANIKLTSVTSTSDKKTTSKALSLQPNTKENFELVVNLATDDYSAPYWLFEKGTLGMYKVADQHLRGLPETPRPAKIKFNLEIDGKSITITKPVVYRHSKPDKGELYQPFEILPAVTANFKDKVLIFSTKDAKEIPVTVKAGTANIDGYVSIKHPYSWKVYPAKQKVVITQKGDEVTLMFTVIPPATQSEGVLTPEVFIGDKKYTQELNEIDYDHIPKQSVLLPSETKVVRLNIQKSGQYIGYIQGAGDAIPESLQQIGYDVTIIDPSTIDAITLEKFDAVVIGIRAYNTVDELKFKQKYILEYVKNGGNVIVQYNTNRRLKVENDMLAPYKLQLSRDRVTDEFAAVEIIAKDHSIVNFPNKIEATDFEGWVQERGLYFPNDWAPEFTPILSMNDKGETPKTGSLLVAKYGKGNYIYTGLSFFRELPAGVPGAYKLFTNMISVGKTQIITQPQLKN, encoded by the coding sequence ATGAGAAAATACATCCTGTTTATACTAGTTATTTGTGCGTTTACATCAACAAGTACGGCACAAAAACCTAGTAAACTTTCCTCCAATCAAATTTATGAAAAACTACAAAAACTCAACTTTTTAGGTTCTGCACTTTACATTGCAGCGCATCCTGATGATGAAAATACACGACTCATCTCCTATTTATCAAATAATGTAAAAGCACGAACTGCGTATTTATCATTAACACGAGGCGATGGCGGACAAAACTTAATCGGTCCAGAAATTAGAGAACAATTAGGAGTTATCAGAACACAAGAATTATTAGCCGCTCGTGGCATTGATGGCGGACAACAACTATTTACACGCGCCAACGATTTTGGATATTCAAAACATCCGGATGAAACGTTGGATATTTGGAACAAAGATGAAGTCTTAAGTGATGTTGTTTGGGCAATCAGAAAATTTAAACCCGATGTAATTATCAATCGTTTTGATCACAGAACGCCAGGAAGAACACACGGACATCATACAGCTTCTGCCATGTTGAGTATGGAAGCGTTTGATTTAGCAGGCGACAAAACTGCGTATGCTTCACAACTTTCCGATTATGAAACTTGGCAACCAACACGCTTATTTTTTAACACTTCTTGGTGGTTTTATGGAAGTCGTGAAAATTTTGAAAAAGCCGATAAAAGTAAAATGCTCAATTTCGATATTGGAGTTTATTATCCGCTAAAAGGACTATCTAACAACGAATTGGCTTCTATGGCGAGCAGTCAACATTTATGTCAAGGTTTCGGTCGATTGACAACACGTGGTTCGCAAGAAGAATATGTAGAATTTTTAAAAGGAGACTTTCCAGAAGATAAAAGCAATATTTTTTCAGGAATTGATACTTCTTGGAATCGCCTAAAAGGCGGAAAAACCATTGGAACTATCTTAACTTCGATTGAAAAAAACTTCAATTTTGTAAATCCTGCTGAGCACTTACCAAAATTGATGGAAGCCTACGGAATGATTCAAAAGTTAGAAGATGCACATTGGAAAGCAATTAAGTTAACCGAAATTGAATTGATTATTCAGGCTTGCGCCGGATTATACTTAGAAGCTTCTGCTGCAGAATCTAGTGGAACACCAAGAGCAAACGTTACTGTGAATATTGAAGCGTTAAACAGAAGTAACGCAAACATCAAACTAACGTCTGTAACTTCTACAAGTGATAAAAAAACAACTTCAAAAGCACTTTCACTTCAACCAAATACAAAAGAAAATTTTGAATTAGTGGTAAATTTAGCAACCGACGATTATTCTGCGCCGTATTGGTTGTTTGAAAAAGGAACTTTGGGAATGTATAAAGTTGCCGATCAACACTTGCGTGGATTGCCAGAAACACCAAGACCTGCCAAAATTAAATTTAATCTGGAAATTGATGGAAAATCAATTACAATTACAAAACCTGTAGTTTACAGACATTCAAAACCAGACAAAGGCGAATTGTATCAGCCTTTTGAAATTTTGCCAGCAGTAACTGCCAATTTTAAAGACAAAGTACTGATTTTTTCAACAAAAGATGCCAAAGAAATTCCTGTAACTGTAAAAGCAGGAACAGCCAATATTGACGGTTATGTTTCTATAAAACATCCGTATAGTTGGAAAGTATATCCTGCAAAACAAAAAGTAGTAATAACGCAAAAAGGCGATGAAGTAACGTTAATGTTTACGGTAATTCCGCCAGCAACGCAAAGTGAAGGTGTTTTAACGCCAGAAGTATTTATTGGCGATAAAAAGTATACGCAAGAATTAAACGAAATTGACTACGATCATATTCCGAAACAATCGGTTTTATTGCCTTCTGAAACGAAAGTTGTTCGATTGAACATTCAAAAAAGCGGACAATATATTGGCTATATTCAAGGTGCTGGAGACGCAATTCCTGAGAGTTTACAACAAATTGGATATGATGTTACTATAATTGATCCTTCCACAATTGATGCTATTACGCTTGAAAAATTTGATGCTGTTGTGATAGGAATTAGAGCCTACAATACAGTTGATGAATTAAAATTCAAACAAAAATATATTTTAGAATATGTGAAAAATGGCGGAAACGTAATTGTTCAGTACAACACAAATCGGCGATTGAAAGTTGAAAACGATATGCTTGCGCCGTACAAACTGCAATTATCACGTGATCGCGTTACGGACGAATTTGCTGCGGTAGAAATTATTGCAAAAGATCATTCCATTGTAAACTTTCCCAATAAAATAGAAGCAACAGATTTTGAAGGTTGGGTTCAAGAACGTGGATTGTATTTTCCGAACGATTGGGCACCAGAATTTACGCCAATACTTTCCATGAACGATAAAGGAGAAACCCCAAAAACAGGAAGTTTACTCGTTGCCAAATACGGAAAAGGAAATTACATCTACACAGGATTGAGTTTCTTCCGCGAATTGCCAGCAGGCGTTCCAGGTGCATACAAACTTTTTACCAATATGATTTCTGTTGGCAAAACACAAATCATAACACAACCGCAACTAAAAAACTAA
- a CDS encoding septum formation inhibitor Maf — MKSISRHLILAGITIVGTIIACSNVKNETANSTKNNSVTAISKPAQPTSEAFNKYWYAGSAEITSFELEQARYREIHKGKSVLIYVTEDFNPTKQVKADEQRATNIPVLKLNATKKFYTGIYPYSTMTSTFYPVSNNKHAIKVTASMQEWCGHVFTQLNNKDQFEVQSYSYFESESDQKFSTEKVILEDELWTKLRIDPAQLPIGTQQIIPAFEFLRMKHIPLKAYEAIASITKSETTFKYTLDYPKLNRKLTINFNTSFPYDIMSWTDTYKDGYGNSAKNLTTKATRIKQLKSPYWSKNKAKDSLLRKELGL; from the coding sequence ATGAAATCGATCTCACGACATCTTATTTTGGCAGGAATTACAATAGTAGGAACTATTATTGCCTGTTCCAATGTTAAAAATGAAACTGCCAATTCTACTAAAAATAATTCTGTAACAGCAATTTCAAAACCAGCACAACCAACTTCAGAAGCTTTCAACAAATATTGGTATGCTGGATCTGCAGAAATTACCTCTTTTGAACTGGAACAAGCGCGCTATCGCGAAATTCATAAAGGAAAATCTGTGTTGATTTACGTTACAGAAGATTTTAATCCAACAAAACAAGTGAAAGCAGATGAGCAACGCGCAACTAATATTCCTGTTTTAAAGTTGAATGCTACTAAAAAATTCTACACAGGAATTTATCCGTATAGCACAATGACAAGTACATTTTATCCTGTATCAAATAATAAACATGCGATTAAAGTAACTGCTTCTATGCAAGAATGGTGCGGACATGTTTTTACACAATTAAATAATAAAGATCAATTTGAAGTGCAATCGTATTCGTATTTTGAAAGTGAATCTGATCAAAAATTTTCTACTGAAAAAGTAATCTTAGAAGATGAATTGTGGACGAAACTCAGAATCGATCCAGCACAATTACCAATTGGAACACAACAAATTATTCCAGCATTCGAATTTTTACGCATGAAACATATTCCATTAAAAGCATACGAAGCAATTGCGTCCATTACAAAATCTGAAACAACTTTTAAATATACATTAGACTATCCAAAACTGAACAGAAAACTTACTATAAACTTCAATACTAGCTTTCCGTACGATATTATGAGTTGGACAGATACTTACAAAGATGGCTACGGAAATTCTGCAAAAAATTTAACAACTAAAGCTACGAGAATCAAACAGTTAAAAAGTCCGTACTGGTCTAAAAACAAAGCCAAGGATAGCCTATTACGCAAGGAGTTGGGTTTGTAA
- a CDS encoding group III truncated hemoglobin, with protein sequence MKTDIKNRADVQLLVNTFYAKIRKDELLGPIFNGQIKHWDAHLVHLTDFWESNLFFVNKYKGNPLEKHVEVDAAAKNSINEHHFGVWLNYWMQTLDELFEGEKANIAKNRARKMGTFIYIKLFEARTAK encoded by the coding sequence ATGAAAACCGACATTAAAAACAGAGCAGATGTACAACTTTTGGTGAATACTTTCTATGCGAAAATTAGAAAAGATGAATTATTAGGTCCAATTTTCAATGGACAAATTAAACATTGGGATGCGCATTTGGTACATTTAACGGACTTCTGGGAAAGCAATTTATTCTTTGTCAATAAATACAAAGGAAATCCGTTAGAAAAGCATGTAGAAGTTGATGCCGCTGCAAAAAATTCCATAAACGAACATCACTTTGGTGTTTGGCTCAACTATTGGATGCAAACCTTAGACGAATTATTTGAAGGTGAAAAAGCAAACATTGCCAAAAACAGAGCGCGTAAAATGGGAACTTTCATTTATATCAAGTTATTTGAAGCGCGAACTGCAAAATAA
- a CDS encoding Crp/Fnr family transcriptional regulator, translated as MISKEKLLDFDATVVEFAKNELIFSVQQQALFYYQIKEGVVKIYNTTDDGKEFTQGIFETSQSFGEPPLFGNFPYPASAIATEKTTLYRLPKAAFFKLLEANFDVHIKFTQNLCNRLRYKSMIMKEVSVHKPEHRILALLKHLKAESKVTSDYLVKLTRQQIADLTGLRVETVIRAIKNLEETDDLKRIARKVYL; from the coding sequence ATGATTTCCAAAGAAAAATTACTCGATTTTGATGCGACTGTTGTCGAATTTGCTAAGAATGAACTTATTTTCAGTGTACAACAACAGGCACTTTTTTATTATCAAATTAAAGAAGGTGTTGTAAAAATATACAATACAACCGATGATGGAAAAGAATTTACGCAAGGTATTTTTGAAACGTCTCAAAGTTTTGGCGAACCACCATTATTTGGCAATTTCCCCTATCCCGCCAGTGCGATTGCCACAGAAAAAACAACTTTATATAGATTACCAAAAGCAGCTTTTTTTAAATTATTAGAAGCCAATTTTGATGTACACATAAAATTCACGCAAAATTTATGCAACCGATTGCGGTATAAATCGATGATTATGAAAGAGGTTTCCGTGCATAAACCCGAACATAGAATTTTAGCATTGTTGAAACATCTTAAAGCAGAATCTAAAGTAACTTCCGATTATTTGGTAAAATTAACACGCCAACAGATTGCCGATTTAACAGGTTTACGCGTGGAAACCGTGATTAGAGCTATTAAAAACCTCGAAGAAACTGACGATTTAAAACGAATAGCACGAAAAGTATATCTGTAA